A single region of the Bifidobacterium asteroides DSM 20089 genome encodes:
- a CDS encoding 4-hydroxy-3-methylbut-2-enyl diphosphate reductase yields MAGFRTTVCEQPTPQGHGRVILADPRGFCAGVDRAIQTVQTILDADNPHQGLPPVYVRRQIVHNRHVVEDLSRRGAVFVDELDQIPEQAVRAGVPVVFSAHGIAPSVVKEAQRRGMRVVDASCPLVSKVHREVQRFVRDGYRIIYIGHRGHDEAVGVIGEASDQVHLVEHEADIEALDFGPDTPLVMLTQTTLSLDETADLAAALRRRFPWIEEPPGSDICYATQNRQQAVKLVAGQADCMIVVGSANSSNSVRLVEVARQALDVRFPGQGQHRAHRVDDAGELDPTWLQGMDSVGLTSGASVPENLVQGVLENLASRGFTQVTRERAVDEHMHFVLPAALRSARASRKVPQPQG; encoded by the coding sequence GTGGCAGGATTTCGGACCACCGTGTGCGAACAGCCGACCCCACAGGGCCATGGGCGGGTTATCCTGGCTGATCCGCGCGGGTTCTGTGCGGGGGTGGACCGTGCCATCCAGACCGTGCAGACCATCCTGGATGCGGACAATCCGCACCAGGGTCTGCCACCGGTCTATGTGCGTCGGCAGATAGTCCACAACCGGCATGTGGTCGAGGACCTGTCCAGGCGTGGAGCTGTGTTCGTGGATGAGCTGGACCAGATTCCTGAACAAGCGGTCCGTGCCGGTGTACCTGTGGTCTTTTCAGCCCATGGAATCGCTCCCTCGGTCGTCAAGGAGGCCCAGCGGCGGGGGATGCGTGTGGTTGATGCCTCATGCCCCCTGGTCAGCAAGGTCCACCGGGAGGTACAGCGCTTCGTGCGGGACGGCTACCGGATTATTTACATAGGTCACCGGGGGCATGACGAGGCTGTCGGAGTCATAGGGGAGGCCTCGGACCAGGTTCATTTGGTGGAGCATGAGGCTGATATCGAGGCCTTGGACTTCGGGCCCGACACGCCGCTGGTCATGCTGACCCAGACCACTCTGAGCCTTGATGAGACCGCCGACCTGGCTGCAGCCCTGCGTCGACGCTTCCCCTGGATTGAGGAGCCACCGGGTTCCGACATCTGCTACGCCACCCAGAACAGACAGCAGGCGGTCAAGCTGGTGGCCGGTCAGGCGGACTGCATGATTGTGGTGGGGTCGGCCAACTCCTCCAATTCGGTGCGTCTGGTCGAGGTGGCCCGTCAGGCCCTGGATGTGCGCTTTCCTGGTCAGGGCCAGCACAGGGCCCACCGGGTCGATGATGCGGGGGAGCTGGACCCGACCTGGCTGCAGGGCATGGATTCGGTAGGGCTCACCTCGGGTGCCTCGGTTCCCGAAAACCTGGTTCAGGGTGTGCTGGAGAACCTGGCCTCCCGGGGGTTCACCCAGGTGACCCGGGAACGAGCAGTCGACGAGCACATGCACTTCGTCCTGCCTGCTGCCCTGCGCTCAGCACGTGCATCCAGGAAGGTTCCACAGCCGCAGGGCTAA
- a CDS encoding sigma-70 family RNA polymerase sigma factor, which yields MPAVDVLYRQAMRLTNNPDDAQDLVQDTFERGFKAFDRFQPGSNFEAWMTTIERNAYFNQYHKAKRRPQRANDSTGEYNDWDIYSASEHGSEGLKSAEQEYMETFAPEEIMAALDRLSPERRRVFIDAAIDGKSYQQVADEEGIKIGTVMSRLNRARSQLRQELERYAKERGYQQEHGAAGKPSAEHHGAVTARPSIKKR from the coding sequence ATGCCTGCGGTGGATGTGCTCTACCGCCAGGCCATGCGCCTGACCAACAACCCCGACGATGCCCAGGATCTGGTCCAGGATACCTTCGAGCGCGGATTCAAGGCCTTCGACCGCTTCCAGCCCGGCAGCAATTTCGAGGCCTGGATGACCACCATCGAACGCAACGCCTACTTCAACCAGTATCACAAGGCCAAGCGGCGCCCGCAAAGGGCCAACGATTCGACCGGCGAGTACAACGACTGGGATATCTACTCGGCCTCGGAGCACGGTTCCGAGGGGCTTAAATCCGCCGAGCAGGAATACATGGAGACCTTTGCCCCCGAGGAGATCATGGCCGCCCTGGACCGGCTCAGTCCGGAACGCCGACGGGTCTTCATCGACGCCGCCATCGATGGCAAGAGCTACCAGCAGGTGGCCGACGAGGAGGGCATCAAGATCGGCACGGTCATGAGCCGATTGAACCGTGCGCGCTCGCAGCTGCGTCAGGAGCTGGAGCGATATGCCAAGGAACGCGGCTACCAGCAGGAGCATGGGGCTGCAGGCAAGCCCTCAGCGGAACACCATGGCGCTGTTACGGCCAGGCCTAGTATAAAAAAGAGATGA
- a CDS encoding aldose 1-epimerase family protein, with protein sequence MHTNEMMGGAVPRTGQQYSIRHGDYEAVVTELGAILRVLKYRGKDLLASFDPDGTVPCSNGNVLVPFPNRIEDGTYEFQGHTYTLPIDEHDRNTAIHGYGYRAYWRLQALTEDSVSLSWRVPDMGGYPFDVVVTVTYTLEDQGLTMTTGALNLGDEAAPWAFGIHPWLANGKQGVGDQIQKDNAPCTLSIPCRTHVVVDPDRLLPTGTEPVQGRTDLRQGPALGEDTAFDDAWTDVERDDDGTCSAWFTRPDGIRIQLWGDETITSWQVCTGTGFDAGMRPAGVAVEPMTAYANAFRTGRNLVILQPAAVYTTQVGYRAQQL encoded by the coding sequence ATGCATACGAATGAGATGATGGGCGGGGCCGTGCCCCGGACAGGACAGCAGTACAGCATCCGTCATGGGGATTACGAGGCGGTGGTGACCGAGCTGGGAGCCATCCTGCGCGTCCTGAAATACCGGGGAAAGGACCTGCTGGCCTCATTCGATCCGGATGGAACCGTACCCTGCAGCAACGGGAACGTGCTGGTACCCTTCCCCAACCGGATCGAGGACGGCACCTACGAATTCCAGGGTCACACATACACCCTGCCCATCGACGAGCACGACCGGAACACCGCCATCCACGGCTACGGATACCGGGCCTACTGGCGGCTGCAAGCCCTGACCGAGGACTCCGTCAGCCTCTCCTGGCGGGTGCCGGACATGGGCGGATACCCCTTCGACGTGGTGGTCACCGTCACCTACACCCTGGAGGACCAGGGGCTGACCATGACCACCGGGGCCCTGAACCTGGGCGACGAGGCCGCACCCTGGGCCTTCGGCATCCACCCCTGGCTGGCCAACGGCAAGCAGGGCGTCGGTGACCAGATTCAGAAGGACAACGCCCCCTGCACCCTGTCCATCCCCTGCCGCACCCACGTGGTGGTCGATCCGGACAGGCTGCTGCCCACCGGCACCGAACCCGTCCAGGGACGAACCGATCTGCGCCAGGGTCCTGCGCTGGGTGAGGATACGGCCTTTGACGATGCCTGGACCGATGTGGAACGAGACGATGACGGCACATGCTCGGCCTGGTTCACCAGGCCGGACGGCATCCGCATTCAGCTCTGGGGCGATGAGACCATCACCTCCTGGCAGGTCTGCACCGGGACCGGCTTTGACGCAGGTATGCGCCCGGCCGGCGTTGCCGTGGAGCCCATGACCGCCTACGCCAACGCTTTCAGAACTGGACGGAACCTGGTCATTCTGCAGCCTGCCGCCGTCTACACCACCCAGGTGGGATACCGGGCACAACAGCTCTGA
- the gap gene encoding type I glyceraldehyde-3-phosphate dehydrogenase: MTVKIGINGFGRIGRLAFRRIFELQARGGDASNIEVAAINDLTTPAILAYLLKYDSTQGTFRHDDGTPVSVTSTDTAIVVDGKEYPVYAEKDANNIPWVKNDGVDYVLECTGFYTSAEKSQAHLNAGAKKVLISAPAKDDTTPTVVYGVNEETLKSSDKIISAGSCTTGSLAAMVKMLDDNFGIRIGYMTTIHAYTGSQMLLDGPKGNKPRNTRAAAINTIEHSTGAAKAIGKVVPSVDGKLQGHAQRVAVPSGSVTELTCVLDKKVTVDEINDAAKKAFEGKDYYGYNDEGIVSSDVIGDTHGGIFDPTQTDVNTHGDDQLVRTVAFYDNEYGFTSNMIRTLLYFAKLGD, from the coding sequence ATGACAGTAAAGATTGGCATCAACGGATTCGGACGTATCGGTCGTCTGGCCTTCCGGCGCATCTTTGAGCTCCAGGCCCGTGGCGGCGACGCCTCCAACATCGAGGTTGCCGCCATCAACGATCTGACCACCCCGGCCATTCTGGCCTATCTGCTCAAGTACGACAGCACCCAGGGCACCTTCCGTCACGACGACGGCACCCCTGTCTCGGTCACCTCCACCGATACCGCCATCGTGGTGGACGGCAAGGAGTACCCGGTCTATGCCGAGAAGGATGCCAACAACATCCCCTGGGTCAAGAACGACGGCGTGGACTACGTGCTGGAGTGCACCGGCTTCTACACCTCGGCCGAGAAGTCCCAGGCCCACCTGAACGCCGGAGCCAAGAAGGTTCTGATCTCCGCTCCCGCCAAGGACGACACCACGCCCACCGTTGTCTACGGCGTCAACGAGGAGACCCTGAAGTCCTCCGACAAGATCATCTCCGCCGGCTCCTGCACCACCGGCTCCCTGGCCGCCATGGTCAAGATGCTGGATGACAACTTCGGCATCCGCATCGGCTACATGACCACCATCCACGCCTACACCGGCTCCCAGATGCTGCTGGACGGCCCCAAGGGCAACAAGCCGCGCAACACCCGCGCCGCCGCCATCAACACCATCGAGCACTCCACCGGTGCCGCCAAGGCCATCGGCAAGGTCGTTCCCTCCGTTGACGGCAAGCTGCAGGGCCATGCACAGCGCGTGGCCGTTCCCTCCGGCTCCGTCACCGAGCTGACCTGCGTCCTGGACAAGAAGGTCACCGTCGACGAGATCAACGACGCCGCCAAGAAGGCCTTCGAGGGCAAGGACTACTACGGCTACAACGACGAGGGCATCGTCTCCTCCGACGTGATCGGCGACACCCACGGCGGCATCTTCGATCCCACCCAGACCGATGTCAACACCCACGGTGACGACCAGCTGGTCCGCACCGTTGCCTTCTACGACAACGAGTATGGCTTCACCAGCAACATGATCCGCACCCTGCTCTACTTCGCCAAGCTGGGCGACTGA
- the ybaK gene encoding Cys-tRNA(Pro) deacylase: MSKKKRADSDAATPAMAQLERLGVPFTVHEYHHSADHMDQGYGIEAAKKLGLDPRTVYKTLMADTGKERVIGIVPVTGHLNLKHLAAAVGTKKARMADKAQAERESGYVLGGISPFGQRTQHLTVLDQGALEFDTIMVSGGKRGISLGLDPRDLIRVLKARTAPLATA, encoded by the coding sequence ATGAGCAAGAAGAAGCGGGCGGACTCGGATGCCGCGACTCCGGCCATGGCCCAGCTGGAGCGTCTGGGGGTTCCCTTCACCGTCCACGAGTATCATCACAGTGCCGACCACATGGACCAGGGGTACGGCATCGAAGCGGCCAAAAAACTGGGCCTGGATCCGCGCACGGTTTACAAGACCCTGATGGCCGACACGGGCAAGGAGCGTGTCATCGGCATTGTACCGGTGACCGGCCATCTGAACCTCAAGCACCTGGCTGCCGCCGTGGGTACCAAAAAGGCTCGTATGGCAGACAAGGCCCAGGCCGAGCGGGAGAGCGGATATGTCCTGGGCGGCATCTCGCCCTTCGGCCAACGCACCCAACACCTGACCGTGCTGGACCAGGGCGCCCTGGAGTTCGATACCATCATGGTCTCCGGCGGCAAGCGCGGCATCAGCCTGGGTCTGGACCCGCGAGATCTGATTCGTGTTCTCAAGGCCAGGACCGCACCGCTGGCCACCGCCTGA
- a CDS encoding DedA family protein, producing MTAVNAWLLDAVTGGWGLAVLFLAAFLDALIIPIPTELMVLATASAFRATGRPLPVLVFLVCALAFAGGDACTYGLGRLVPLNRLAVFRGAAGKAVTSWAHRALLQGGGFFTLASRFVPSGRTVVNLTAGAARYPLSRYLPLAALAGLLWSIYMWTLGYLASSWLENNPLAVMVIGFLVGMVVGLVCDLAMRALTRRH from the coding sequence ATGACCGCTGTCAATGCCTGGCTGCTTGATGCGGTGACGGGCGGCTGGGGGCTGGCCGTGCTTTTCCTGGCCGCATTTCTGGATGCGCTGATCATTCCCATACCCACGGAGCTCATGGTCCTTGCCACGGCTTCGGCCTTTCGAGCCACAGGAAGGCCCCTTCCCGTCCTGGTCTTTCTGGTATGCGCCCTGGCTTTCGCGGGCGGCGATGCCTGTACCTATGGGCTTGGGCGCCTGGTCCCCTTGAATCGTCTGGCTGTCTTCCGTGGTGCCGCAGGCAAGGCTGTGACCTCATGGGCCCACCGGGCCCTGCTGCAGGGGGGCGGCTTCTTCACTCTGGCATCGCGGTTCGTGCCCTCGGGCCGAACCGTGGTCAATCTGACGGCCGGGGCGGCGCGCTATCCGCTCAGCCGTTACCTGCCCCTGGCTGCACTGGCCGGCCTGCTCTGGTCAATCTACATGTGGACCCTGGGGTATCTGGCCTCCTCCTGGCTGGAGAACAACCCTCTGGCCGTCATGGTCATCGGCTTTCTGGTGGGCATGGTCGTCGGCCTGGTCTGCGACCTGGCCATGCGGGCGCTCACCCGGAGGCACTGA
- a CDS encoding arsenate reductase family protein produces the protein MTASSAKPSAAPTAEHPLFICYSRCSTCAKARTWLRDHNVDFTERDIKGDHPTQEELTEWLDMSGLPVRRFFNTSGQAYRSQGLSKRLPQMNTEQALQLLSTDGMLVKRPILLDGRHVLVGFRQQQWEDWLADTNENPHNS, from the coding sequence ATGACAGCATCATCAGCCAAGCCATCAGCAGCACCTACAGCCGAACACCCGCTCTTCATCTGTTACAGCCGCTGCTCCACCTGTGCCAAGGCGCGCACCTGGCTGCGTGACCACAATGTGGACTTCACCGAGCGCGACATCAAGGGGGACCACCCCACCCAGGAGGAACTGACCGAATGGCTGGACATGAGCGGCCTGCCCGTCCGGCGATTCTTCAACACCTCGGGTCAGGCCTATCGCAGCCAGGGGTTGAGCAAACGCCTGCCGCAGATGAATACGGAACAGGCTCTGCAGCTGCTGTCCACCGACGGCATGCTGGTCAAGCGTCCCATCCTGCTGGATGGCCGGCATGTCCTGGTCGGATTCCGTCAGCAACAGTGGGAGGATTGGCTGGCCGATACGAACGAAAATCCTCACAATTCCTGA
- a CDS encoding Mur ligase family protein, with the protein MALTMASSLELLHEHDQLREVIQGDRWTLDSPEDIQPSRPFTDVTYDTRQVGPGSLLFCKGRFLPEYLDSCGPEGPAAYVAQQDLSAHTKAPGIIVNDVRKSMSLLASAFYGRPQDRLTLVGITGTKGKTTTAYFLQAMLSRLSEGRAALLSSVDNCLDGRHYQESQLTTPESLDLFRMMRQAVDAGMRYMVMEVSSQAYKVDRVYGLTFDLGAFLNISPDHISPIEHPSFEDYFYCKRRITYNSRQLVLGADAQGADLIRQDARAAGVPVTTFGDGTRQTDFLVHKAPGNGDDYLIGPFGGTLRPVSLSMDGDFNALNAAAALAMLTRLGLEPDAGAIQAMESVRIAGRMERFKADNRVVYVDYAHNKASVTALLDFVDERYGQRRPLITLVSGSAGGKAIDRREGIVSAAQNRVDRLILTADDEDGESSDQVDRQMLGFVTNPELDVSIEPDRTQAIKQALGNPGRPGDRLRVTLVIGKGEERWIKKDGGHVPYEGDDHVVARLLGTKSYDLGATGASQG; encoded by the coding sequence ATGGCGCTGACGATGGCTTCGTCCTTGGAGCTACTGCACGAACATGATCAGTTGCGCGAGGTGATCCAAGGCGACCGGTGGACCTTGGATTCGCCCGAGGATATCCAGCCATCCAGACCTTTCACCGATGTCACCTATGACACCCGTCAGGTGGGACCTGGCAGCCTGCTCTTCTGCAAGGGACGCTTCCTGCCTGAATATCTGGATTCCTGCGGTCCGGAAGGACCGGCGGCCTACGTGGCCCAGCAGGACCTGTCCGCACACACCAAGGCTCCGGGGATCATCGTCAATGACGTGCGCAAATCCATGAGCCTGCTTGCCTCAGCCTTCTATGGCCGCCCCCAGGACCGGCTGACCCTGGTGGGAATCACCGGTACCAAGGGCAAGACCACCACTGCCTACTTCCTGCAGGCCATGCTCTCCAGGCTCTCCGAGGGACGCGCCGCCCTGCTCTCCTCGGTGGACAACTGCCTGGACGGCCGGCACTACCAGGAATCCCAGCTGACCACTCCAGAGTCGCTGGACCTCTTCCGCATGATGCGCCAGGCGGTGGATGCGGGCATGCGCTATATGGTCATGGAGGTCTCCTCCCAGGCCTACAAGGTGGACCGGGTCTACGGGCTGACCTTCGATCTGGGGGCATTCCTGAACATCTCCCCAGACCACATCAGCCCCATCGAGCATCCCAGCTTCGAGGACTACTTCTACTGCAAGCGCCGCATAACATACAACAGCCGGCAGCTGGTCCTGGGAGCCGATGCGCAAGGAGCCGACCTGATCCGTCAGGATGCCCGCGCCGCCGGCGTTCCGGTGACCACCTTCGGCGATGGAACCCGACAGACCGACTTCCTGGTCCACAAGGCACCCGGCAATGGCGACGACTACCTGATAGGGCCCTTTGGCGGAACCCTGCGGCCGGTCAGCCTGTCCATGGACGGGGATTTCAACGCCCTGAACGCTGCCGCCGCCCTTGCCATGCTGACCCGTCTTGGTCTGGAGCCTGATGCCGGAGCCATCCAGGCCATGGAGAGCGTCAGAATCGCCGGCAGGATGGAACGCTTCAAGGCCGACAACCGGGTGGTCTACGTCGACTACGCCCACAACAAGGCCTCGGTCACGGCCCTCCTGGATTTCGTGGACGAGCGCTATGGCCAGCGCAGGCCCCTGATCACCCTGGTCTCCGGTTCCGCAGGCGGCAAGGCCATCGACCGCAGGGAGGGCATCGTCAGCGCCGCCCAGAACCGTGTCGATCGGCTGATACTGACCGCCGACGACGAGGACGGAGAGAGCTCGGACCAGGTGGACCGGCAGATGCTGGGCTTCGTGACCAACCCGGAACTGGATGTCAGCATCGAGCCGGACAGGACCCAGGCCATCAAGCAGGCCCTTGGGAATCCAGGCCGGCCAGGGGACCGTTTGCGCGTCACCCTGGTCATCGGCAAGGGCGAGGAACGCTGGATCAAGAAGGACGGCGGCCACGTGCCCTATGAGGGCGACGACCATGTGGTTGCTCGCCTGCTGGGCACGAAAAGCTACGATCTGGGAGCCACCGGAGCATCCCAAGGATGA
- a CDS encoding 50S ribosomal protein bL37, whose translation MGMRGRKRRDRRKKAANHGKRPNT comes from the coding sequence ATGGGCATGCGCGGACGCAAGCGCAGGGATCGCCGCAAGAAGGCCGCCAACCACGGCAAGAGGCCGAACACCTGA
- a CDS encoding exonuclease domain-containing protein — protein sequence MENTEYTSMEQALQSAPQQEGSTRLGDSWLLGFDTETTGTKPGRDGIVSASLVLRDPSKGYAGDVVATWIVNPHRHITKGASRVNGFTDQQLVAEGMEPEVATAQMAGIIALAQDKRIPLLAYNAPFDVQMLDGDIAHWCAGSVKPLGQGDLLVVDPLVLDREISHRSGRRTLGVTSEYYGVIPHGNFHNATADTVAAVDLIKPMTTLFPQVARITMDSLMDWQRQAQAKWRDHFNQYLTSQGRRPVTDSWL from the coding sequence ATGGAAAACACCGAGTACACAAGCATGGAGCAGGCGCTACAGTCCGCCCCCCAGCAAGAGGGATCGACACGCCTAGGGGACTCCTGGCTTCTGGGATTCGACACCGAGACCACGGGCACCAAACCAGGCAGGGACGGCATTGTTTCGGCCAGCCTGGTTCTGCGCGACCCGTCCAAGGGCTACGCAGGGGATGTGGTAGCCACCTGGATAGTCAATCCGCACCGACATATCACCAAGGGGGCCAGCCGGGTCAACGGGTTCACCGATCAGCAACTGGTCGCCGAGGGCATGGAGCCTGAGGTGGCCACAGCGCAGATGGCCGGGATCATTGCCCTCGCCCAGGACAAGCGCATCCCCCTGCTGGCCTACAACGCCCCCTTCGACGTACAGATGCTGGACGGGGACATCGCCCACTGGTGCGCAGGATCGGTCAAGCCCCTGGGCCAGGGGGATCTGCTGGTGGTGGACCCTCTGGTCCTGGACAGGGAGATCTCCCACCGGTCGGGCCGCCGCACCCTGGGAGTGACCAGCGAATACTACGGCGTCATCCCCCATGGCAACTTCCACAATGCCACGGCGGATACGGTGGCGGCCGTCGACCTGATCAAGCCCATGACCACCCTCTTCCCCCAGGTGGCCCGAATCACCATGGACTCCCTCATGGACTGGCAGCGGCAGGCGCAGGCAAAATGGCGGGACCACTTCAACCAGTACCTGACCTCCCAGGGCCGCCGTCCGGTCACCGACTCCTGGCTCTGA